The Cohaesibacter intestini genome segment ACCCCTCAAGACCCTATCCACACCCAATCAGGCCGGTCAGACCAATTGGTCTGCGGCTCAGGTTTCCTTTGAATAACGCAGCTAACAATCATTCCCTCGCCAACTTGACTTTGGCGCATAGCGCTGCCGAACCATGATATTTAGCGCAGTGATTCGATTCGGCAACCCCCACAGACGTCAAAAACCGCCAGAAAACCGACTTTTTTGAATCATTTAGCGCAATTTACCCTGCAATCAAGTCCTCCCCTACGGCCAAGTAAGCAAAGCAACTGATTCGTTTTGACCAGAATGAAGCTGATTCGGTACAGGTCAGCCCATGCCCGGCTTGGCCAATTGCGCCAGGGTATCTTCCAGAGTGTCCGAAATCCCGCTTTCCTTCATCTGATTGTAGAGTTCGGACAATTCCTGCTCTTCACGCAGATTTTCCTCGCGCCGCCGATGCAGCTCGTTATTGAGGGTGCGGATTCGATCGAACAGGGCCTCATCCACCGAGCCGGACAATTGCCCCATTTCCCGCTCGAGGTCCTTCTCGATCTCACGCACTTCCAGCACATTCAGATAGGACTGGAACAGACGCTGCAAGAAGAGCCGCGAAGGCCCATAGACCAGTTGATGCACCCGTCGACGCCCGGCAAGACGCCAGCCCCATGGATGAACAAGGCTGCCATCCTCCTTGCGTTCCTCAAACCCATGAAGGTCGTCAAGCAGCCCCTTCAAGTCATCGCCGCAATGAAAATAGACATCTTCATAGGATTGGGCTTTGTGATCGAAGATGATTTGCGCCAGCACATGCTTGAAGGCCTCAAGGCTTGCCTTTTGGAACGGCAGTTCGAGAATCTGTTCGGCAAATTCCTCAAACAGGAAAGGCATGTGGATCGCCAGACCAATGAGGCAATATTCATATTCGGTCGACTGCCCCTCTTCCGGCACCCGCGAGATATTGCCCGATGCTTGCAAGGCATTCGATGGCCCTGCCCCCTTACCAGCCCGCGCCCCACCGCCGGTGAATCCGCGATTGCGGCTTTCATCCCGCTTCTGCCGCTCCTGTTGCCAGAACAGGGTCGAGAGCGCCGATTTAAACGACAATTGATATTGTCGCCGAACCCGCTCATCCTGAATGGTATTGAGCAGATCCTCGATTCGTTTCTCAAACGCCGCCTTGCGCTCTGGTGTATCGACCGGCTGAGCGTCCAACTCCCGCTCCCAGATAACCTCGGACAACGGCTTGGCCGAACCAAGCACCGGCCGGAAGGCCTCGGCCCCGCCACTGCGCACCAGATCGTCCGGGTCCTTGCCGTCTGGCAGAAAGACGAACTGGAAGGAATAACCAGCCTTCAAACTGGGCAAAATGCGCTCAATCGAGCGGTGGGCCGCCTGTCGCCCTGCCCGGTCGCCATCAAAACAGATGTAAGGCTCATTGGAGAAGCGCCACATGCGGGCAATCTGCTGCTCGGTAAAGGCGGTTCCAAGGGAGGCCACCACATTGCGTATGCCCGCCTGATGCAGGGCAATCGCATCCATATAGCCCTCGACCACAATGGCCGACCCTGCCTCGTAGGCAGCTTGTCGCGCCCGATGGGCGTTGAACAGCATCGTGCCCTTGAAGAACAGCTTGGTTTCGGGCGAGTTGAGATATTTCGGCTTGCCGTCCGGATCAAGGATACGGCCACCAAAAGCCACCACGCGACCCTTTTCATCCTCAATCGGGATCATCAGACGATTGCGGAATCGATCATAGGTCGCCCGACCATCATCAGGCTTGATCACCAGCCCGGTCGCCAGCATATCATCTTCGCTGACACCGCGCTCCAGCAAATAACTTTTCAGATGATCGCGACTATTGGCAGAATAGCCGAAGCGGAAGGTCTTGAGCGTTTCCCCCGTCAGGCCACGCGCCTGCGCATACCGCCTTGCCTCACGCCCGAGGTCCGAGCTGAACTGCAGCTGGAAATAGCGCGCAGCCATTTCCATCACATCATAAAGGCTGGCCCGTTCCCGTTCCCGCCGTTCAACCTGAGGGTCCGGTGAAGGCAGGACAACGCCCGCCTGTTGCGCCAGCGCCTCGACGGCCTCGGGAAAGCTCAGTCCTTCGGTCTCCATCAGAAACTTGAAAATGTCCCCATGTTTGCCAGAGGAGAAGCAATGATAGAACTGCTTTTGATCATTGACGAAGAAAGACGGTGTTTTTTCCTTGTTGAAGGGCGACAAACCGGCATATTCCCGCCCCTGGCGGCGCAGCTTGACCTTGCGACCCACCACATCCGATACCGGAATCCGTTCACGGATTTCCTCCAGCAGACTTTGCGGAAACTTCATGGATGCGACCAGACTTTCATTCTTTTATCAGCCATCGATCAGGCATCAGCCTTTGATCCGGGCTCGCGAGCCGAATGGCTCCCAATTGCCACCCCCTTCATGCTACAGAAAGTGGGGCAAAATGCCAGTCTCGTAAAGAGACGGCAGGTCAAACGCACAATGGCCCCCGACCAAGGGAGCCATTGCGAAACTCTGTTAAAACAGACGGTCAGATCAAAGCAACATGCCCTTGACGATGCAGCTTGCCTTACCAAAATCCATTTGGCCCGGATAATGCGCCTTCAAATGCGCCATCACCTTGCCCATATCGCGCAGGCCACCGGCATCCAGTTCCTCGACCGCCCGCGAGCAGGTAGCCGCAACCTCGTCTTCACTCATTTGCTGAGGCAGGAACTCCTTGATGATCACCGCTTCTTCCCGCTCCTGTTCAGCAAGTTCCAGCCGACCGGCCTCTTCATAAATTGCAATCGACTCATCGCGCTGTTTGACCATCTTGGCCAGAATTTGCAGCAATTCGTCGTCAGAAACCCGTTCCTTGCCTTGTCCACGTGCTTCGACATCCCGATCCTTGATCGCAGCGCTGATCAGTCGCAAGGTCGCAATCCGACGCTTGTCCTGAGCCTTGATCGCTTCTTTCAGGTGTTCCGAAATTTGCTCACGCATATTTGCCTCACATCTCATGACTGGCCGGGCACCCATGGTACCGCTGCCAGATCTCGACGGTAGAAGTTTCATCTGGACATAGTCTGTCGACACAAATGTCTATCAAAGCCAGACCACATCTTTCTTCAAAGACTTACCGCATCGCTCGTGCGTCAAGATTCACGGACAATGCACCGTTACATGGCGGCAACCAGTGCTTTTGGACGCCATTTGGCTATCACAAAAACCTAACCTGAATACAGCCACAGCGGCCAAAGAGCAAGTCGACATTCCACTTATAGCCCTTCGTCGCTACGAAGGATCTGAGCATGTACAACAAAAAGATCTCGGTCGCCAGAGGAGATTTACGCAGCATCGCAACACAAAATGCCGAATAAGTCAGAAAATCAGAACTATTATCTGATTAATTTTCAACATCACATTGACGATGGCCATCTTTTGCCCTAGATCATGTCTTCTGAGAACAGGTGTTTCCAAATCCGCCAAACCGCCCATGTTCTGCAAGCGCCTGACGGGCGCTGGCGGGCTGCAAACTGGCACGAACCCAGCACGAACCTGACACGGTCACTGGCTTGGACGAGGGAAACGAAACACTTTCAGGACGCATTCGGCATGGCTCACCCCGCTACCAACTCGGCCCCAGCACCTTGGGAAGATACCAAACCAACCGCCTTGCTTGTCTTGGCGGACGGCACTGTCATTGAAGGACAAGGCATCGGCAGCACTGGCTCTGCGGTTGCCGAGGTTTGCTTCAACACCGCCATCACCGGCTATCAGGAAATCCTGACGGATCCCTCCTATGCTGGCCAGATCGTCACCTTCACCTTCCCGCATGTGGGCAATATCGGCACCAATGAGGAAGACGTCGAGACGATCGACATGGAAAGCGAGACGGGCGTCCGCGGCACGGTCATCAAGACCGATATCACGGAACCATCCAACTATCGTGCCTCCCGCCATTTCGACGCCTGGCTGAAAAGCCGTGGCATCATCGGCATTGCCGGTGTGGACACCCGCGCCCTGACAGCTCTCATCCGCGAAAAGGGTCTGGCCAATGCGGTCATCGCCCACGCTCCGGATGGTGACTTCGATGTCGACGCCCTCAAACGTCAGGCAGCGGGCTGGAATGGTCTTGTCGGGGCTGACCTCGCCAAGGATGTCACCACGGCGGCCAGCTTCGAATGGAACGAAACCCCTTGGCAATGGGACAAGGGCTATGGCGAACGCGCCGAAGATGCCTTCCATGTGGTGGCCATCGACTTTGGCGTCAAGCGCAACATCCTGCGTCTGCTGGCAGCACAGGGCTGCAAGCTGACCGTCCTGCCTGCCATAGCAACCGGCGAAGAGATCCTTGCCCTTAATCCCGACGGGGTCTTCCTGTCGAACGGCCCCGGCGACCCGGCAGCAACCGGCACCTATGCCGTCGACGCCATCAAGGCGGTGATCGAGGCGGGCATTCCTTTGTTCGGTATTTGCCTTGGCCATCAGATGCTGGCGTTGGCTCTTGGTGCCAAGACCGAGAAAATGCATCAGGGCCATCACGGCGCCAACCATCCGGTTCAGGACAAGACCACCGGCAAGGTCGAGATCACCTCGATGAATCATGGCTTCGCCGTTGATGGTGAGACCCTGCCTGCTGGCGTCTCCGAGACCCATGTGTCGCTGTTTGACGGCTCGAACTGCGGCCTGGCGGTAGACGGCAAACCGATCTTCTCGGTGCAGTATCACCCCGAAGCCTCTCCTGGCCCGCAGGACAGTCATTATCTCTTCACCCGCTTCACCAATCTGATCCGGGTGAAAAAAGGCATGGAGCAGCGCCCGGAATAACAGCCGCAACCGCTGATATTCAAATACAGAAAACCCGCCCAAGGCTCCTGCCCGGCGGGTTTTCTTTTGTCCTTAAAGGGCGTGTCTCAGGGATTGGCGACAGAAAAGGTATCACACGCCGCCACCTTGCCGCCCTCATAGCCACGGGTAAACCATGCCTTGCGCTGAGCGGACGTGCCGTGGTTGAAGCTGTCAGGCACTACATAACCTTGCGTGCGCTTCTGCAAGGCATCATCACCGATCTGGGTAGCCGCATTCAGGGCTTCTCCCAGATCCCCCTGCTCCAACAGGCCTTTCTGGTTGGTACGATGGGCCCAGACGCCAGCATAACAATCCGCCTGCAATTCGACCCGGATCGACATTTGGTTTTCTTCCAGCTTGCTCATGGAGCGCCGCATCTGATTGAATTTAGGCAGCACCCCGGTGATATTCTGGATATGGTGCCCCACTTCATGGGCAATCACATAGGCTTGGGCAAAGTCCCCCGGCGCCTCAAAACGGGTCTTCAACTCGCGGTAAAAGCCAAGATCGATATAGACCTTCTGATCTCCCGGACAATAGAAGGGCCCGGTCGCCGAAGAGGCTGACCCGCAGGCTGATCGGACCTGATTGGAAAAGAGAACCAGCTTCGGCTCGGGATAGCGCTCTCCCGCCTGCTGGAAGATCTTCCCCCAGACATCTTCCGTCTCGGCTAACACGACTTTCACAAAGGCCGCCATCTCGTCATTGGCAGCAGATTGCCCCGGTTGGGCCTGCTGGCTCTGCGGTGATGTCTGTTGCGGGAGATAGACATCCCCCCCACCCATCAGCATTGAAAGGATTGTGGTCGGGCTGACTCCCATCATCCAAAGAACGCCCCCCACAACCAGAAGCACAATCAGGCTTGGGCTGCCACGACGCCCCCCTCGCCCCAAAGGCAGGCGGATGCTGCCCCTTGGCATGGAAGCGGGACGCATCCCTCTTTGATCTTCCACATTGCTGCTTTGTCTTCGTCCTCGCCAACGCATGTCTTAAGTCCCTGAATCTCGCACCCGGTCCATAGTCACAAAGAGCTTGCACGAAGCCTCAAGCGAATTGCAATCAGAAATCTGACCAATGGCAACAAAATATAGGCGGGATAGAGGAGGCAGGCTCGGCGGAAATCGGGCTGCACCAAAGGCCAGATAACAAGAAAGGCCCGCGTAGGGTGCGGGCCTTCTTCTTGTCTATAAATGCCCGGATTTTTACCGGGACATTATTGGGCGTTTTAGTCTACAATAGAGCGCCAGATCCGTGCAAACGAGCAACGGAAACTAGCAACCTTATGTACATCACACCGACGACTGACGCCCAACGTCGCACGGCTAGCTACAAGATCAGCCAACATTGGGTTTCTCCAAAAGTTGTTGGGACGATGACATCCCGATGATTGTCGCACCAAACGGCAATTATCAGATTGACCATAAGGAAGCTTAGGCTTTAAATGGACCTGAAACTGCACTTAGTGCGCTTACACGACTATATATGTGCACATTGTGCGCCAATGTCAACAGACAAAAGCGCACAAATTGCACCAAGCCACCCGAACGAAGTTAAATTTAGTCTAAGGTTGATGCTTCTCGTGCCCAGTCAGAAAAAAGAAACCACGCTTGATCCAATGCCTCCGGAACAGTTCCGCATCTGGCGGAAGAATATGGGGCTGAAACAAAAGGATGCCGCTGATTTGCTTGGCTTGAAAAAGCGGATGATCCAATATTACGAGAAAGGGCGACGAGACGGAAAAACCGTTACAATTCCGAAGTCTGTGCGTCTGGCCTGCTATGCGCTCTCCATCGGCGTGGGGGATTATGATGGCAACAAACCGTATAATCTGGACCTGAGCCAGTTTCAGCAGGACGAGAGCTGAAACACCGCTCCCAAAAGCCTCGGCATGCCGATAGCCAGCCAGCCCGAAAACACCCTTTTTCGATTCAATTCATCAGGAAAACCACAGATATCAACAAACCGTGTTTTTTCTCGGAAAATCGTGCGTTCAAGGGTCAATCCCCCTTCAGTTGGGCAAGGCCTGTCAAATCAATCGCAGTCATCAACAACAAGGCTTCGATATCCACCAAACGAACGCAGGCCGGGAACATTATCAACCAAACGAGATCAACAAACCGAACAATCGACCGGATAAGTGCTGATTTCTATCAAAAAAGTGCCCCGCCCTATGGCCTTGACGACCATATTTCGCTATAGCGACACAAATCTCATCTGAAAAACCCCGACCTGCAACGGCCTGGGCTCCCATCATGCGCGGGAGCGCGGTGCCTTGACATGAGCGCGAAACAAGATGCCAAAGCGGAACGACATTCAATCCATCCTGATCATCGGCGCCGGCCCAATCATCATTGGGCAGGCCTGCGAATTCGATTATTCCGGAACTCAGGCCTGTAAGGCTCTGAAAGAGGAAGGATATCGGGTCATCCTCGTCAACTCCAACCCAGCCACGATCATGACTGATCCTGACATGGCGGACGCGACCTATATTGAGCCGATCACACCAGAAATCGTCGCCAAGATCATTGAGAAGGAACGACCAGACGCTCTGCTGCCGACCATGGGTGGCCAGACGGCGCTGAACTGCGCCCTGTCCCTGCGCAAAATGGGCGTGCTGGAAAAATATAATGTCGAAATGATCGGTGCGACCGCCGAAGCGATCGACAAGGCCGAGGATCGCGAGCTGTTCCGCGAAGCGATGGACAAGATTGGCCTTGATACGCCGGTATCGCGCTTGGCGCACAATATCCCCGAAGCGCTTGAGGCACTTGATGTGGTCGGCCTGCCAGCCATTATCCGTCCGTCCTTCACCATGGGCGGCACCGGTGGCGGCGTAGCCTATAACCGCGAAGAGTATCTCGAAATCATCGAGCGCGGCCTCGACGCCTCCCCAACCACAGAAGTGCTGGTTGAGGAAAGCATCATCGGCTGGAAAGAATATGAGATGGAGGTCGTTCGCGATAAGAATGACAACTGCATCATCATCTGTTCAATCGAAAACCTCGACCCGATGGGCGTTCATACCGGCGACTCGATCACCATCGCCCCGGCCCTGACCCTGACCGATAAAGAATATCAGGTCATGCGCGACGCCTCTCTGGCCGTTCTGCGCGAGATCGGTGTTGAGACCGGTGGCTCCAACGTCCAATTCTCGGTCAATCCGGAA includes the following:
- the carA gene encoding glutamine-hydrolyzing carbamoyl-phosphate synthase small subunit; this encodes MAHPATNSAPAPWEDTKPTALLVLADGTVIEGQGIGSTGSAVAEVCFNTAITGYQEILTDPSYAGQIVTFTFPHVGNIGTNEEDVETIDMESETGVRGTVIKTDITEPSNYRASRHFDAWLKSRGIIGIAGVDTRALTALIREKGLANAVIAHAPDGDFDVDALKRQAAGWNGLVGADLAKDVTTAASFEWNETPWQWDKGYGERAEDAFHVVAIDFGVKRNILRLLAAQGCKLTVLPAIATGEEILALNPDGVFLSNGPGDPAATGTYAVDAIKAVIEAGIPLFGICLGHQMLALALGAKTEKMHQGHHGANHPVQDKTTGKVEITSMNHGFAVDGETLPAGVSETHVSLFDGSNCGLAVDGKPIFSVQYHPEASPGPQDSHYLFTRFTNLIRVKKGMEQRPE
- the dnaG gene encoding DNA primase, translating into MKFPQSLLEEIRERIPVSDVVGRKVKLRRQGREYAGLSPFNKEKTPSFFVNDQKQFYHCFSSGKHGDIFKFLMETEGLSFPEAVEALAQQAGVVLPSPDPQVERRERERASLYDVMEMAARYFQLQFSSDLGREARRYAQARGLTGETLKTFRFGYSANSRDHLKSYLLERGVSEDDMLATGLVIKPDDGRATYDRFRNRLMIPIEDEKGRVVAFGGRILDPDGKPKYLNSPETKLFFKGTMLFNAHRARQAAYEAGSAIVVEGYMDAIALHQAGIRNVVASLGTAFTEQQIARMWRFSNEPYICFDGDRAGRQAAHRSIERILPSLKAGYSFQFVFLPDGKDPDDLVRSGGAEAFRPVLGSAKPLSEVIWERELDAQPVDTPERKAAFEKRIEDLLNTIQDERVRRQYQLSFKSALSTLFWQQERQKRDESRNRGFTGGGARAGKGAGPSNALQASGNISRVPEEGQSTEYEYCLIGLAIHMPFLFEEFAEQILELPFQKASLEAFKHVLAQIIFDHKAQSYEDVYFHCGDDLKGLLDDLHGFEERKEDGSLVHPWGWRLAGRRRVHQLVYGPSRLFLQRLFQSYLNVLEVREIEKDLEREMGQLSGSVDEALFDRIRTLNNELHRRREENLREEQELSELYNQMKESGISDTLEDTLAQLAKPGMG
- a CDS encoding helix-turn-helix domain-containing protein encodes the protein MDLKLHLVRLHDYICAHCAPMSTDKSAQIAPSHPNEVKFSLRLMLLVPSQKKETTLDPMPPEQFRIWRKNMGLKQKDAADLLGLKKRMIQYYEKGRRDGKTVTIPKSVRLACYALSIGVGDYDGNKPYNLDLSQFQQDES
- the ypfJ gene encoding KPN_02809 family neutral zinc metallopeptidase is translated as MRWRGRRQSSNVEDQRGMRPASMPRGSIRLPLGRGGRRGSPSLIVLLVVGGVLWMMGVSPTTILSMLMGGGDVYLPQQTSPQSQQAQPGQSAANDEMAAFVKVVLAETEDVWGKIFQQAGERYPEPKLVLFSNQVRSACGSASSATGPFYCPGDQKVYIDLGFYRELKTRFEAPGDFAQAYVIAHEVGHHIQNITGVLPKFNQMRRSMSKLEENQMSIRVELQADCYAGVWAHRTNQKGLLEQGDLGEALNAATQIGDDALQKRTQGYVVPDSFNHGTSAQRKAWFTRGYEGGKVAACDTFSVANP
- a CDS encoding GatB/YqeY domain-containing protein, which codes for MREQISEHLKEAIKAQDKRRIATLRLISAAIKDRDVEARGQGKERVSDDELLQILAKMVKQRDESIAIYEEAGRLELAEQEREEAVIIKEFLPQQMSEDEVAATCSRAVEELDAGGLRDMGKVMAHLKAHYPGQMDFGKASCIVKGMLL